A window of the Arenibacter algicola genome harbors these coding sequences:
- the rpsU gene encoding 30S ribosomal protein S21, which translates to MLIIPIKEGENIDRALKRFKRKFDKTGTMRQLRKRQQFTKPSVENRAKIQKAQYIQGLRDKEEI; encoded by the coding sequence ATGTTAATAATACCAATAAAAGAAGGAGAAAACATCGATAGAGCTTTAAAGCGTTTCAAGCGTAAGTTCGACAAGACAGGTACAATGCGACAGTTGAGAAAACGTCAGCAGTTTACTAAGCCATCTGTAGAGAACAGAGCGAAGATTCAGAAAGCTCAATATATTCAAGGTCTAAGGGATAAGGAGGAAATCTAG
- a CDS encoding acyl-CoA dehydrogenase family protein — protein sequence MSFDYSETQQLVAASAKEFAEQYIRPYVMEWDEAQTFPIEVFKKAGEMGFMGVLVPVELGGSGLGYHEYVAIIEEISKVDPSIGLSVAAHNSLCTNHILSFGNEVQKKKWIPKLATAEWIGAWGLTEHNTGSDAAGMSTTAVKEGDSWILNGAKNFITHGKSGDIAVVVVRTGEKGDSHGMTAFVVEKGTPGFSSGKKENKLGMRASETAELVFDNCKIPDSNRLGGVGEGFVQSMKILDGGRISIGALSLGISKGAYEAALKYSKERVQFGKPISQFQGISFKLADMATEIEASELLLHKAAFLKNEGRNVTKLGAMAKMYASEVCVKVANEAVQIHGGYGFTKDFPVEKFYRDSKLCTIGEGTTEIQKVVIARKILK from the coding sequence ATGAGTTTTGATTACTCTGAAACTCAACAATTGGTGGCTGCCTCTGCCAAGGAGTTTGCTGAACAATATATTAGGCCCTACGTCATGGAATGGGATGAGGCCCAAACCTTTCCTATTGAGGTTTTTAAGAAAGCAGGGGAAATGGGTTTTATGGGGGTTTTGGTTCCCGTTGAACTGGGTGGTTCCGGCTTGGGTTATCATGAATATGTGGCTATAATTGAAGAGATTTCCAAAGTGGATCCTTCCATCGGTTTGTCGGTAGCAGCGCACAACTCATTGTGCACCAATCATATCCTTAGTTTTGGGAACGAGGTTCAAAAGAAGAAATGGATACCAAAATTGGCTACGGCAGAATGGATCGGTGCCTGGGGCCTTACAGAACACAATACGGGTTCCGATGCCGCAGGGATGAGTACTACTGCTGTCAAGGAAGGTGATTCCTGGATATTGAATGGTGCCAAGAATTTTATTACCCATGGTAAGAGTGGGGACATTGCTGTGGTGGTGGTAAGAACGGGGGAGAAAGGGGATAGTCATGGCATGACCGCCTTTGTAGTGGAAAAGGGGACGCCAGGTTTTAGCAGTGGAAAGAAAGAAAACAAATTGGGAATGCGGGCCAGCGAAACGGCCGAATTGGTATTTGATAATTGTAAAATTCCGGACTCTAATAGATTAGGTGGAGTAGGGGAAGGATTTGTGCAGTCCATGAAGATTTTGGACGGGGGAAGAATATCCATTGGAGCTTTGTCCTTGGGAATATCCAAAGGCGCTTATGAAGCTGCCTTGAAATATTCTAAGGAGAGGGTGCAGTTTGGAAAGCCGATTAGCCAATTTCAAGGTATTTCCTTTAAACTTGCCGACATGGCCACTGAAATTGAAGCATCGGAATTGCTTTTGCACAAAGCGGCTTTCCTTAAAAATGAAGGGCGCAATGTTACCAAATTGGGGGCTATGGCCAAAATGTATGCCTCGGAAGTATGTGTAAAAGTGGCTAATGAGGCGGTCCAAATACACGGTGGATATGGATTTACCAAGGATTTTCCTGTGGAAAAATTCTATAGGGATTCCAAGTTGTGTACTATTGGGGAAGGGACTACCGAGATACAGAAAGTGGTGATTGCCAGAAAAATTTTAAAATAA
- a CDS encoding ComEA family DNA-binding protein, whose product MNRKSFKSHFKFNKQERSGIFFLLLLIVIFQAVYFVVKSYPLSEKANSLTVDEEYQTKIDELRSRNQKRDSISVFPFNPNFITDYKGYILGMSTEEIDRLHVFRAKEQFVNSAKEFQKVTLISDSLLESLRPYFKFPEWTQKGSKETLGGAGSRSSMRSEIVSVDNAIKPGKVKDLNSATAEELRSVNGIGEKLSQRIVKFRDHLGGFLVEEQLSHVYGLEPEVVARVLKDYRVLESPAISKININQASSRDLSKLVYIKYDVAARIVAFREANGGIASFDELIEIEDFPSEKLDIIKLYLQL is encoded by the coding sequence GTGAACAGAAAATCGTTTAAATCCCACTTTAAGTTCAATAAACAGGAGCGAAGCGGGATTTTCTTTTTGTTGCTTCTCATAGTTATTTTCCAGGCAGTATATTTTGTTGTTAAATCCTATCCTCTATCTGAAAAGGCCAATTCCCTAACGGTCGACGAGGAATACCAAACCAAAATTGATGAATTGAGAAGTCGTAACCAAAAGAGGGATTCGATCTCGGTCTTTCCATTTAATCCCAATTTTATAACAGATTACAAGGGTTATATTTTGGGGATGTCTACAGAGGAAATAGATAGGCTACATGTTTTTAGAGCTAAGGAGCAGTTCGTTAATTCCGCCAAGGAATTTCAAAAAGTAACATTGATATCCGATTCCCTATTGGAAAGTTTGCGGCCCTATTTTAAGTTTCCCGAATGGACTCAAAAGGGAAGTAAGGAGACGTTAGGTGGCGCTGGGTCCCGCTCTTCAATGAGATCGGAAATAGTGTCAGTTGACAATGCTATTAAACCTGGTAAGGTCAAGGATCTTAATAGTGCTACCGCAGAAGAATTAAGGTCCGTGAACGGAATTGGGGAAAAGCTGTCCCAGCGCATTGTGAAATTTAGGGACCATTTGGGAGGTTTTTTGGTGGAGGAGCAATTAAGCCACGTATATGGTCTGGAGCCCGAAGTGGTTGCAAGAGTTCTAAAAGACTATAGGGTTTTGGAAAGTCCGGCTATATCCAAAATCAACATTAACCAAGCATCTTCAAGGGATTTATCAAAACTGGTTTATATAAAATATGACGTGGCAGCGCGTATTGTAGCTTTCAGGGAAGCGAACGGTGGTATAGCTTCATTTGATGAATTAATAGAAATCGAAGATTTCCCTTCAGAAAAATTAGATATAATTAAGTTATATTTGCAATTATAA
- a CDS encoding amino acid carrier protein yields the protein MKKYISSIFLLFSFVLFSQELIVKESIYNPSNNINDGVVKLEVEGGTPPYQYKWSNQNTPLTANQATKLVEGLPYTVTITDAKGLKITKEYKVPSEAITEFFNGVMTPAVSALGSVLFWDPFAAIGIYDPVVYADVKRIGIPGWSPETQDKFILKEWLKPEGQMVKKGDDIAIISKSNGTTETITSPVNGQLKYLAKEGGVIYNSENSEHVIEQGAHFLAEVKYDEPVIITHPNGDPQQKAIPFIVIWLVIGAIFFTLRMGFINFRGFRHSIDLAKGKYDDPDAPGQVTHFQALATAVSGTVGLGNIAGVGVAVSLGGAGATFWMIVCGLLGMSSKFVECTLGVKYRNILPDGRVFGGPMNYLRYGLEKRNLKGLGKALAGLFAVLAVGASFGGGNMFQANQSFEQLSGQFPALQGNGFWFGIITAILVGVVIIGGINSIANVTGRVVPIMASIYILAALTVIIINIENIGPAFAAIVDGAFSPSALKGGVIGVLIVGFQRAAFSNEAGVGSAAIAHSTAKTNHPPSEGFVALMEPFIDTVVVCTLTALVLIFTGMHEVEGMAGAQLTSDAFGSVLSWFPYVLALAVFLFAFSTMISWSYYGMRAWTYLFGKSKKVEFVYKMLFLVFVVVGASVSLGAVLDFSDMMILAMSFPNIIGLYLMSGEVKRDLDDYLVKLKANLLYKKKGKA from the coding sequence ATGAAGAAATATATATCTTCCATTTTTTTACTGTTTTCGTTTGTTTTATTTTCCCAAGAACTTATTGTAAAGGAGTCTATTTACAATCCTTCGAACAATATCAATGATGGTGTTGTAAAGTTGGAGGTTGAAGGTGGTACTCCACCCTATCAATATAAATGGAGTAATCAAAATACCCCATTGACCGCCAATCAAGCAACTAAACTTGTAGAAGGCCTTCCCTATACAGTTACTATTACCGATGCAAAAGGGTTGAAGATTACCAAGGAGTACAAAGTACCTAGCGAGGCAATTACCGAATTTTTTAATGGAGTTATGACACCCGCCGTAAGTGCTTTGGGATCCGTTCTTTTTTGGGATCCTTTCGCTGCCATTGGGATTTATGATCCAGTAGTGTATGCGGATGTGAAACGCATTGGAATTCCAGGTTGGTCCCCTGAAACCCAGGATAAGTTTATTCTAAAGGAGTGGTTGAAGCCTGAAGGACAAATGGTGAAAAAAGGGGATGATATTGCGATTATTTCTAAAAGTAATGGAACCACCGAAACAATAACGTCGCCTGTCAACGGCCAATTAAAATATTTGGCCAAGGAAGGAGGGGTTATATACAATTCCGAGAACTCGGAGCACGTAATTGAGCAAGGAGCCCATTTTTTGGCAGAGGTTAAATATGATGAGCCTGTTATTATAACCCATCCCAATGGAGATCCACAACAAAAGGCAATACCATTTATAGTAATTTGGTTGGTAATCGGAGCTATTTTCTTTACGTTGAGAATGGGCTTTATCAATTTTAGGGGATTTAGACATTCAATAGATTTGGCCAAAGGTAAATATGACGATCCGGATGCCCCGGGACAAGTAACCCATTTTCAAGCCTTGGCAACAGCCGTTTCCGGTACGGTGGGACTAGGGAATATTGCAGGGGTAGGGGTGGCCGTTTCCTTGGGAGGTGCCGGTGCAACATTCTGGATGATTGTTTGTGGTCTGTTGGGAATGTCTTCCAAATTTGTGGAGTGTACATTAGGGGTTAAATACCGTAATATACTTCCTGATGGCCGTGTTTTTGGAGGTCCAATGAACTATCTGCGCTATGGACTGGAGAAAAGGAATTTAAAAGGTCTGGGAAAGGCGCTTGCCGGTCTTTTTGCGGTATTGGCAGTGGGGGCTTCTTTTGGAGGCGGAAATATGTTTCAGGCCAATCAATCTTTTGAACAGCTTTCCGGTCAATTCCCGGCCTTACAGGGCAATGGATTTTGGTTTGGAATAATTACGGCAATACTTGTCGGGGTGGTAATAATTGGTGGAATTAATAGTATAGCCAATGTAACCGGGAGGGTAGTACCTATTATGGCTTCTATTTATATTCTGGCCGCCTTAACGGTAATCATCATCAACATAGAAAATATAGGCCCTGCATTTGCGGCCATAGTGGATGGGGCTTTTAGTCCAAGTGCACTTAAAGGCGGTGTTATAGGGGTTTTGATCGTTGGTTTTCAGCGGGCCGCATTCTCCAATGAAGCCGGAGTTGGTTCTGCTGCAATTGCGCATAGTACGGCGAAGACAAATCATCCACCGTCAGAAGGTTTTGTAGCCCTTATGGAGCCATTTATAGATACCGTCGTGGTATGTACTTTGACCGCTTTGGTTTTAATATTTACAGGAATGCACGAAGTTGAGGGGATGGCAGGTGCCCAATTAACATCTGATGCCTTTGGAAGTGTGCTTTCATGGTTTCCATATGTTTTGGCCTTGGCAGTGTTCTTGTTTGCATTTTCAACCATGATTTCCTGGTCCTATTACGGTATGCGGGCTTGGACCTATCTTTTTGGGAAAAGTAAAAAAGTAGAATTTGTATATAAGATGTTATTCCTAGTTTTTGTAGTGGTAGGTGCATCTGTGAGTTTGGGAGCAGTATTGGATTTTTCGGATATGATGATCCTGGCCATGTCCTTCCCGAATATTATTGGACTTTACCTGATGTCCGGTGAGGTGAAAAGAGATCTTGATGACTATTTGGTAAAACTTAAGGCCAATTTACTTTACAAAAAAAAGGGAAAGGCATAA
- a CDS encoding potassium channel family protein: MIRLFRSRMYLALALLVMVLLFGVFGYRFLSDYTWIDAFYMTIITVTTVGFSEVRPLDAEAKIFTVVLIVTSVFIFAFAISVITEYILSRNALQLLKKKKVKNKISSLSSHVIICGFGRNGNQAAERLKAYNRPFVVIEKDREVIEKFEEEILFVEGDANEDDTLIEAGIDRAQYLITAMPDDAANLFVVLSARQLNNNLFIISRASQITSQKKLKLAGADKVIMPDKIGGDHMASLVVIPDLITFMDKLSTEGENTTNLEEVTIESFMTKIDNHSLRDLDLRRKTGCTIIGYIEPNGNYIINPEADLKLQPQGKVIVLGRPEQIKKLNEMFHID, from the coding sequence ATGATAAGACTTTTTCGCTCCCGAATGTATTTGGCTCTGGCTTTATTGGTCATGGTCTTGTTGTTCGGGGTATTTGGATATAGGTTCTTATCTGACTATACTTGGATAGATGCCTTTTATATGACCATTATAACGGTAACCACCGTTGGTTTTTCTGAGGTACGTCCGTTGGATGCCGAGGCAAAAATATTTACAGTTGTTTTAATTGTTACAAGTGTATTTATATTTGCGTTCGCAATTTCGGTAATAACAGAATATATCCTGAGTCGTAATGCGCTTCAACTTCTAAAGAAAAAAAAGGTGAAAAACAAAATCAGTAGTTTAAGCAGCCATGTCATTATTTGCGGTTTTGGCCGAAATGGAAATCAGGCAGCGGAAAGACTTAAGGCTTATAACCGGCCTTTTGTGGTCATTGAAAAAGATAGGGAAGTCATAGAAAAGTTTGAAGAAGAGATCTTGTTCGTTGAAGGTGATGCCAATGAAGATGATACCCTCATAGAAGCCGGAATAGATAGGGCGCAATACCTAATTACGGCAATGCCCGATGATGCTGCCAACCTATTTGTGGTGCTCTCGGCCAGACAATTGAACAATAACCTGTTCATAATAAGTAGGGCTTCCCAAATAACGTCCCAAAAAAAATTAAAACTAGCAGGGGCGGACAAGGTGATTATGCCCGATAAGATAGGAGGGGATCACATGGCGTCCTTAGTAGTTATACCCGACCTTATTACCTTTATGGACAAACTTTCAACAGAAGGGGAGAATACTACCAATTTGGAAGAGGTTACCATAGAAAGCTTTATGACCAAGATAGACAACCATTCTTTGCGCGATCTGGATTTGAGAAGGAAGACAGGCTGCACTATAATTGGGTATATTGAACCGAATGGCAATTATATAATTAACCCAGAGGCCGATCTAAAATTACAGCCGCAGGGGAAAGTAATAGTATTGGGCAGGCCGGAACAAATAAAAAAATTAAATGAGATGTTCCACATTGATTGA
- a CDS encoding PspC domain-containing protein, whose product MNIFYTVLYYFQKRGFEVCRRIAERLGIRTRVVRTSFIYLTFVTLGFGFALYLFMAFWLRIKDLLYTKRTSVFDL is encoded by the coding sequence ATGAACATTTTCTATACGGTACTTTATTACTTTCAGAAAAGAGGATTTGAGGTTTGTAGGCGGATAGCTGAGCGGTTGGGCATACGTACAAGAGTAGTTCGTACATCCTTTATATATCTTACTTTCGTTACCTTGGGCTTTGGTTTTGCCCTTTATTTGTTTATGGCTTTTTGGTTAAGGATTAAGGACTTGCTCTATACCAAAAGAACCTCTGTTTTTGATCTTTAA
- a CDS encoding DUF2851 family protein has protein sequence MREDLLHFIWKYKKLQLGNLKGSKNEVIQILDVGSHNLLSGPDFFNAKIQIDEQLWAGTVEMHIKSSDWYAHNHEIDPNYQNVILHVVWEDDCDVFRSDNTVIPTLVLREYISFSLLQEYQKLFYRKERSFINCGNEIGGTSDFVLQNWLEVLYFERLERKTDLVAQLLKASNNDWERVFFVLLFKNFGLKINGESFYEIANRLPYPVVRKIQGSKLQMESLFYGFAGFLDNDDTGDHYYNSLKKEFAFLKAKFHFLETPHQKPEFFKLRPSNFPTIRLSQLANLYVLHQNLFSKVVNAKSVEELYLVFTVSASEYWNNHYTFGKVSKNHVKILTRKFVDLLIVNTVLPIKLSYAKHMGRDVPEEIINIISAIAPESNTVISKFKSLNLLFPSAKESQAVIQLYNEYCTKNKCLQCAVGHQLLNRKP, from the coding sequence ATGCGGGAAGATCTTTTGCATTTTATTTGGAAGTATAAAAAACTTCAATTGGGGAATTTAAAAGGCTCCAAAAATGAAGTCATTCAAATATTGGATGTAGGATCCCATAATCTTTTGTCCGGTCCCGACTTTTTTAATGCCAAGATTCAAATAGATGAACAATTGTGGGCCGGTACGGTGGAGATGCATATAAAATCTTCCGATTGGTACGCCCACAATCACGAAATAGATCCCAATTACCAAAATGTAATCCTTCATGTGGTTTGGGAGGACGATTGTGACGTCTTCAGGAGCGATAATACGGTTATTCCCACTTTAGTGCTCAGAGAGTATATTTCCTTCAGTCTTTTACAGGAGTACCAAAAATTGTTCTACCGCAAAGAGCGCTCATTTATAAATTGTGGAAATGAGATTGGTGGCACTTCTGATTTTGTTTTACAGAATTGGTTGGAGGTACTCTATTTTGAGCGTTTGGAGAGGAAAACAGATTTGGTGGCCCAACTGTTAAAAGCTTCCAACAACGATTGGGAGCGCGTGTTTTTTGTATTGCTTTTCAAAAATTTTGGACTTAAAATAAATGGCGAGTCCTTTTATGAAATTGCTAATCGACTGCCTTACCCAGTGGTACGTAAAATACAGGGCAGTAAACTTCAAATGGAAAGTTTGTTCTACGGCTTTGCAGGATTCTTGGATAATGATGATACCGGCGATCATTACTATAATAGCTTAAAAAAGGAATTTGCCTTTCTAAAGGCCAAGTTCCATTTCTTGGAAACACCACATCAAAAACCGGAGTTTTTTAAACTGCGCCCATCTAATTTCCCAACAATCAGACTTTCCCAATTGGCCAATTTGTATGTATTGCACCAAAACCTCTTCAGTAAGGTTGTCAATGCCAAAAGTGTAGAGGAACTTTATTTGGTTTTTACAGTTTCTGCCAGTGAATATTGGAACAATCATTATACTTTTGGAAAAGTCTCCAAGAATCATGTCAAGATACTTACCAGGAAGTTTGTAGATTTATTGATTGTCAATACAGTTCTTCCCATAAAATTAAGTTATGCAAAACATATGGGAAGGGATGTGCCAGAGGAGATAATAAATATCATTTCCGCTATAGCACCAGAAAGCAATACGGTTATTTCTAAGTTTAAGTCGCTTAATTTACTATTTCCCTCAGCCAAAGAAAGTCAGGCAGTAATACAGTTGTACAATGAATATTGTACAAAAAATAAATGTTTGCAATGTGCTGTGGGCCATCAATTATTGAATAGAAAACCCTAA
- a CDS encoding rhodanese-like domain-containing protein, with product MADLSQEEWSEQFENDENAFLLDVRTPEEVEEGYIPNATNIDIYLGQEFVAELEKLDKTKNYYVYCRSGQRSGQACAIMNKLGFENAYNLVGGFMNWEGEIAE from the coding sequence ATGGCAGATTTATCACAAGAGGAGTGGAGTGAACAATTTGAAAACGACGAGAACGCCTTCTTGTTGGATGTTAGGACTCCAGAAGAGGTTGAGGAAGGGTATATCCCAAACGCGACCAATATAGATATTTATTTAGGGCAAGAGTTCGTTGCCGAACTGGAAAAGTTGGACAAAACTAAAAACTACTATGTCTATTGTAGGTCTGGGCAACGCAGTGGTCAGGCATGTGCCATCATGAACAAGTTGGGCTTTGAAAATGCTTACAATTTAGTAGGCGGGTTTATGAACTGGGAAGGTGAAATAGCGGAATAA
- a CDS encoding MarR family winged helix-turn-helix transcriptional regulator produces the protein MNVEKIIKTDKQIPITSRTIIHLSLVESKINEMMTAALKPHGVSLQQFNVLRILRGQKGKPANLSTLNERMVTKMSNTTRLVDKLILKGYVERMVCPSNRRKVEINITPTGESALSLMDLAMKESEEKLLENFSPDDLSSLNKLLDKF, from the coding sequence ATGAATGTAGAAAAAATTATTAAAACCGATAAACAAATCCCTATTACAAGTAGGACCATTATTCATTTAAGCCTTGTTGAAAGCAAGATAAATGAGATGATGACTGCGGCGCTAAAACCCCATGGAGTTTCATTGCAGCAGTTTAACGTACTAAGGATACTAAGAGGCCAAAAAGGCAAACCCGCCAATCTTTCTACCTTAAATGAAAGAATGGTGACCAAGATGAGCAATACCACTAGATTGGTAGACAAGTTGATCCTTAAGGGATATGTAGAACGCATGGTATGCCCAAGTAACCGTAGGAAAGTTGAAATAAACATAACCCCTACAGGTGAAAGTGCATTGTCCCTAATGGATTTGGCAATGAAAGAGTCCGAGGAAAAATTGTTGGAGAATTTTTCCCCAGACGATTTATCGTCCTTAAATAAATTACTGGATAAATTTTAA
- a CDS encoding NAD(P)H-dependent oxidoreductase — protein MNSYIENLNWRYATKKFDASKKVSKKDLENLLEATALSASSYGLQPYEILVVEDAALRNKLQPAAWGQSQITEASHLIVLANQSTFGEELVDDYLNNVSETRGIPSNDLQGYSDFMKSKLMPLSESAKATWTARQTYIALGNLLSAAADLKIDTCPMEGFDSAQFNEMLGLSKRGLNAAVLVAVGYRSIEDKTQHYKKVRKAKENLITHL, from the coding sequence ATGAATTCTTATATAGAAAATTTAAATTGGCGCTATGCCACCAAAAAGTTCGACGCTTCCAAAAAAGTGTCCAAAAAAGATTTAGAAAATTTATTGGAAGCTACGGCCTTGAGCGCATCCTCCTACGGATTGCAACCTTATGAAATACTGGTTGTGGAAGATGCTGCCCTGAGAAATAAATTACAGCCCGCAGCTTGGGGACAATCCCAAATAACAGAAGCCTCCCACTTAATAGTACTGGCCAACCAGTCCACTTTTGGTGAAGAATTGGTAGATGATTACTTAAACAATGTAAGTGAAACACGGGGTATTCCGTCCAATGATCTTCAAGGGTACTCAGATTTTATGAAGTCAAAATTAATGCCGTTATCGGAATCGGCCAAGGCCACTTGGACAGCTAGACAGACTTATATTGCATTGGGGAATTTACTGTCAGCAGCTGCCGATCTAAAAATAGATACCTGCCCTATGGAGGGTTTTGATAGTGCCCAATTTAACGAAATGCTCGGACTATCTAAAAGAGGGCTTAACGCAGCAGTCCTTGTAGCTGTAGGTTATAGATCCATAGAGGATAAAACACAGCATTATAAAAAAGTGCGAAAAGCGAAAGAAAATTTAATTACACATTTATAA
- a CDS encoding YceI family protein, with product MKKSALSLVLAVFTGLTAMASTPVDNEVKEVKISESTVTWKGYKVTGSHHGTIALKEGSLIFDGDKLTGGEFVVDMPTLVSNDLQGEYKGKLENHLKSDDFFGVEAHPTSKLVFTSVKATGKNSYEVTGDLTVKGKTNPVTFDISIYGNKATATMKVDRSLYDVKYNSGSFFANLGDKTIYDEFDLVVDLVF from the coding sequence ATGAAAAAAAGCGCATTGAGTTTAGTATTGGCCGTATTTACAGGTTTAACCGCCATGGCATCCACTCCAGTGGACAACGAAGTAAAAGAAGTAAAAATATCAGAAAGTACGGTTACTTGGAAAGGATACAAAGTTACAGGGTCCCATCATGGAACAATTGCCCTAAAGGAAGGCTCCTTAATTTTTGACGGAGATAAACTAACTGGAGGAGAATTTGTTGTAGATATGCCTACCTTGGTTTCAAACGACTTGCAAGGGGAATACAAAGGAAAATTGGAAAATCACTTGAAATCCGATGATTTTTTCGGAGTTGAGGCACATCCTACCTCCAAATTGGTCTTTACCTCTGTAAAAGCCACAGGCAAAAATTCCTATGAAGTTACTGGAGACCTTACCGTAAAAGGAAAAACCAACCCAGTAACTTTTGACATCTCTATCTATGGAAACAAGGCTACGGCCACTATGAAGGTAGACCGGTCTTTATATGACGTAAAATACAACTCAGGTAGTTTCTTTGCGAATTTAGGGGATAAAACCATATATGACGAGTTTGATCTTGTAGTAGATTTGGTATTCTAA
- a CDS encoding anthranilate synthase component I family protein, whose translation MKYQLVSHHKKILADTITPVSVYLKIRDRFPNSILLESSDYHANDNSFSYICCNPIASIKVENETVTKQYPDGSIEKTSIGPQTDIPGILHDFSQRFESQNNNFKFINNGLFGYMAYDAVRYFEDIDISKKENSISIPDIYYAVYQNIVAINHFKNEAYIFAHCFESENNIGEIEQILSAKNFASYNFSKEGNPISNLKDEDYKEHVELAKKHCNRGDVFQLVLSRRFSQEFKGDEFNVYRALRSINPSPYLFYFDYGDFKIFGSSPEAQLIVKDGKAEIHPIAGTFKRTGNDEQDAELAKKLKIDDKENSEHVMLVDLARNDLSRNGTMVRVENYREVQFFSHVIHLVSKVTGLKKKDIPTMKVVADTFPAGTLSGAPKHMAMQLIEKYEKTSRGYYGGAIGFMDFNGNFNHAIMIRTFLSKNHQLHYQAGAGLVAASNPDNELQETYNKLGALTKALEIAETI comes from the coding sequence ATGAAATACCAGTTAGTATCACATCACAAAAAAATACTTGCAGACACCATCACCCCTGTGAGTGTTTATTTAAAAATTAGAGATCGTTTCCCCAATAGTATTCTGCTGGAAAGTAGTGACTACCATGCCAATGATAATAGTTTTTCCTATATATGCTGCAACCCCATCGCTTCCATAAAAGTAGAAAACGAGACGGTCACCAAGCAGTACCCGGACGGGTCCATTGAGAAAACTAGTATCGGCCCACAAACGGACATCCCTGGTATTTTACATGATTTTAGCCAAAGATTTGAATCCCAGAACAACAACTTTAAATTTATAAACAATGGTTTGTTCGGATATATGGCCTATGATGCAGTGAGGTATTTTGAAGACATAGACATTTCCAAAAAGGAAAACAGCATATCCATTCCGGACATCTACTATGCCGTTTATCAAAATATAGTGGCCATAAACCATTTTAAAAACGAGGCCTATATTTTTGCGCACTGCTTTGAATCCGAGAATAATATTGGGGAAATAGAACAAATTCTCAGCGCCAAAAACTTTGCCTCCTATAATTTCTCCAAAGAGGGAAATCCAATATCCAATCTAAAGGACGAGGACTATAAAGAGCATGTAGAATTGGCGAAAAAACATTGTAATAGAGGCGATGTTTTCCAATTGGTATTATCCAGAAGGTTCTCCCAAGAATTTAAGGGCGATGAATTTAACGTATATAGGGCCCTAAGATCTATAAACCCATCCCCGTATTTGTTCTATTTTGATTATGGGGATTTCAAAATTTTTGGAAGTTCTCCCGAAGCCCAATTAATAGTAAAGGATGGCAAAGCGGAAATTCACCCCATTGCAGGAACCTTTAAAAGAACGGGGAATGATGAACAGGATGCTGAATTGGCCAAAAAATTAAAAATAGATGACAAGGAGAACAGCGAACACGTTATGTTGGTGGACCTTGCAAGAAACGACTTGAGTCGCAACGGTACCATGGTAAGAGTGGAAAATTACAGGGAGGTACAATTCTTTTCACATGTAATACATTTGGTCTCCAAGGTAACCGGACTAAAGAAAAAAGACATCCCTACTATGAAAGTTGTCGCCGACACCTTTCCTGCAGGCACCTTAAGTGGCGCTCCAAAACACATGGCCATGCAACTTATTGAGAAATACGAAAAAACCAGTAGGGGCTATTACGGCGGGGCCATAGGGTTTATGGATTTCAACGGAAACTTTAACCATGCCATTATGATCAGAACCTTTTTAAGTAAAAATCATCAATTGCATTACCAGGCGGGAGCCGGTTTGGTGGCCGCTTCAAATCCTGATAACGAACTTCAGGAAACTTACAATAAATTGGGAGCCCTTACCAAAGCCCTGGAAATCGCAGAAACTATATAA